One segment of Campylobacter hominis ATCC BAA-381 DNA contains the following:
- a CDS encoding dynamin family protein, with the protein MLEIFEKSKDELVEIYGELVENKAINLNNVNEETLKEKSSNLQKEEFILAVAGQIKAGKSTLLNALIFGNDILPSDDTPYTAKITEIRYGSDKKLKAIFYTKDEWQELKNEITEIDDKKVNYFKNFIEPDIKNSSYIKFLNQTKEDDISNLKEYVAKGGVYTPFVKSVEIYYPAEILKSLVVVDTPGTNDPNIFRSKITLDWIKRCDAAIYATYAGRAFDESDIKFINEYLLSLENSKRIVAINKIDVLRNFDEAKELLENNKKNETYQKTVFNKASSFVFTAGLYALLDEKEKNGFLLNEDELWYKDEANPEFWKNNGLNELKNLVSDKIIQNKGKDLLISNINFIKDAFEKKEVFLNTEINALETKISQNQKSKDETSKALAEVTNFRKKLTKMQDNFKNNIDDNLAQKIKNLNKDIDREFNDIKNTIASKTNNYRRITELKNNIKWDIKNALESEKLKMDDLVSQAMEDIKQYTKNETEEFINEMSKFEAFDSESLRQTLRYDTFDIYRDFSKFFDADFINRDILEDIAFENFNLLKRVVFQGARTYIPKVRDFAIEMVDESKKELQEKILNNINSFGEKLCAQVPNSIKTVLFNNQKDLENIKEKGTLNEKELNELITNLNEKENNINNFKEIKENFMKKLENMEGEIYGK; encoded by the coding sequence ATGCTTGAAATTTTTGAAAAAAGCAAAGACGAATTAGTTGAAATTTACGGCGAACTTGTTGAAAATAAAGCCATAAATTTAAATAATGTAAACGAAGAAACTCTTAAAGAAAAATCTTCAAATTTACAAAAAGAGGAATTTATCCTAGCCGTTGCAGGTCAGATAAAAGCCGGTAAATCAACACTTTTAAATGCATTGATTTTTGGTAATGACATACTCCCAAGTGATGATACGCCATACACTGCTAAAATCACAGAGATAAGATATGGAAGTGATAAAAAACTAAAAGCTATCTTTTATACAAAAGATGAGTGGCAAGAGCTAAAAAACGAAATTACCGAAATTGATGATAAAAAGGTAAATTATTTTAAAAATTTTATAGAACCTGATATTAAAAACAGCTCTTATATAAAATTTCTAAATCAGACAAAAGAAGATGACATATCAAATTTAAAAGAATATGTCGCAAAAGGCGGAGTTTATACACCATTTGTAAAAAGCGTGGAAATTTACTATCCGGCTGAAATTTTAAAAAGCTTAGTTGTGGTTGATACCCCGGGGACAAATGATCCAAATATCTTTAGAAGTAAAATTACACTTGATTGGATAAAAAGATGTGATGCTGCTATATATGCAACATATGCCGGAAGAGCATTTGATGAAAGTGATATAAAATTTATAAATGAATATCTACTAAGTCTTGAAAACTCAAAAAGAATAGTTGCTATAAACAAAATAGATGTTTTAAGAAATTTTGATGAGGCAAAAGAACTGCTTGAAAATAATAAAAAAAATGAAACTTATCAAAAAACGGTATTTAATAAAGCCAGTTCATTTGTCTTTACCGCCGGACTTTACGCACTTTTAGATGAAAAAGAAAAAAATGGATTTTTGCTAAATGAAGATGAGCTTTGGTATAAAGATGAAGCAAATCCTGAGTTTTGGAAAAATAACGGGCTTAATGAGCTGAAAAATTTAGTAAGCGATAAGATCATTCAAAATAAAGGTAAAGATTTACTCATCTCAAATATAAACTTTATAAAAGATGCATTTGAGAAAAAAGAGGTATTTTTAAATACAGAAATAAACGCTCTTGAAACGAAAATATCTCAAAATCAAAAAAGCAAAGATGAGACAAGTAAAGCACTTGCTGAAGTAACAAATTTTAGAAAAAAACTTACTAAAATGCAAGATAATTTTAAAAATAATATTGACGATAATTTAGCTCAAAAAATTAAAAATTTAAATAAAGATATAGATAGAGAATTTAATGACATTAAAAATACTATAGCCTCAAAAACCAATAACTACAGAAGAATTACAGAATTAAAAAACAATATCAAATGGGATATTAAAAATGCTCTTGAAAGTGAAAAGTTAAAAATGGATGACCTAGTAAGTCAAGCAATGGAAGATATAAAACAATATACAAAAAATGAAACTGAAGAATTTATAAATGAGATGAGTAAATTTGAAGCTTTTGACTCGGAGTCTTTAAGACAAACTCTTAGATATGATACTTTTGATATCTATAGAGATTTTAGTAAGTTTTTTGACGCTGATTTTATAAATAGAGATATTTTAGAGGATATTGCTTTTGAAAATTTTAATTTATTAAAAAGAGTTGTCTTTCAGGGAGCTAGAACCTACATACCAAAAGTTAGAGATTTTGCAATTGAAATGGTTGATGAAAGCAAAAAAGAATTACAAGAAAAAATTTTAAACAATATTAATAGTTTTGGAGAAAAATTATGTGCACAAGTGCCTAATTCTATAAAAACTGTATTGTTTAACAATCAAAAGGACTTAGAAAATATAAAAGAAAAAGGAACTTTAAATGAAAAAGAGCTAAACGAACTTATCACAAATTTAAATGAAAAAGAAAATAACATAAATAATTTTAAAGAAATTAAAGAAAATTTTATGAAAAAACTTGAAAATATGGAAGGAGAAATTTATGGAAAATAG
- a CDS encoding dynamin family protein, producing the protein MTISEICQKFDIDGVNERFQKSLEDKIEIGFLGEFSSGKSSLINSLLDRNLLSINSLPTTKTVVEINFSNKDEFFKKDGDTISEISEDEFANLQTKDGKFHLIANISAATERERERERE; encoded by the coding sequence ATGACCATATCAGAAATTTGTCAAAAATTTGACATAGACGGCGTTAATGAAAGGTTTCAAAAATCTTTAGAAGACAAGATAGAAATTGGTTTTTTAGGTGAGTTTTCAAGCGGAAAATCAAGTCTTATAAATTCTTTATTAGATAGAAATTTATTAAGTATAAACTCACTTCCTACGACAAAAACGGTGGTTGAGATAAATTTCAGCAACAAAGATGAGTTTTTTAAAAAAGATGGCGATACAATAAGTGAAATTTCAGAAGATGAGTTTGCAAATTTACAAACAAAAGATGGAAAATTTCATCTAATTGCAAATATTTCAGCCGCCACCGAGAGAGAGAGAGAGAGAGAGAGAGAGTAA
- a CDS encoding dynamin family protein produces MIILSDDFKKYIDYISFLHDLSNDAGVGNQSELIEMLKNDAKKLIAKEVIHSNQIAKAEVAVIGDFSSGKSSFINSIIGKELCPEGNDPTTSLITAFYYSDEVKILINGDEISQSEYENLAQHKDQNTKSKAYDIKYFYPFESFRNVILYDTPGFENAKNPGDTELTMEKAKAVDVLLVVIDINQGSTRHELEKKLLEIKNQNKDAYFIAVLNRANKKSPTARKKIKEEILKNFEYKEIFVYDSKKLDKDEFINEKNKILSFFNQISKNKDKFIKDRFKNEKQEFNTNLDISLQSLIQTIKNDITKNIQSKLHIKNMENLNFIYKTLINRITDSLDIQDKETAKEIGFFSDTIYKTRFYFLDEKRFYAEIEKVINSLAGEILEQNRDINVNIDELKEKLNDNLHYFASETLNQLNKEFYFEPMQKINNKNDELEYEKNAKTYYRDKMLVKKEKEYINHYKKIFYEKIQNSVKDYNDSYEKLITKETDELHKTIDKIVSFQNNYLNTEFKANEFEKIVKDLLKNLDYKIHNKKIVKSKAEEICNKIKYYALTNELKINIDNFKRNLIKEYNNISKQNKETFAKFIFDKYIKKVKTKNLINLRRKD; encoded by the coding sequence ATGATAATTTTAAGCGATGATTTTAAAAAATATATCGATTATATTTCATTTTTACATGATCTATCAAATGATGCCGGTGTTGGTAATCAATCTGAATTAATTGAAATGTTAAAAAATGACGCAAAAAAATTAATCGCAAAAGAAGTAATCCACTCAAACCAAATAGCAAAAGCGGAAGTTGCCGTCATAGGTGACTTCTCATCCGGAAAATCAAGCTTCATAAACTCAATTATCGGTAAAGAATTATGCCCTGAGGGAAATGACCCGACGACTTCATTGATTACTGCATTTTACTACTCAGATGAAGTTAAAATTTTAATAAATGGGGATGAAATTTCTCAAAGCGAATATGAAAATTTAGCCCAACATAAAGATCAAAACACAAAAAGCAAAGCTTATGATATAAAATATTTTTATCCATTTGAAAGTTTTAGAAATGTGATTCTTTATGATACTCCAGGATTTGAAAATGCAAAAAATCCGGGCGATACAGAACTTACTATGGAAAAAGCAAAAGCTGTTGATGTGCTTTTAGTAGTTATTGATATAAATCAAGGCTCAACTAGACATGAACTTGAAAAAAAACTTTTAGAAATAAAAAATCAAAATAAAGACGCGTATTTTATAGCTGTTTTAAATAGGGCTAATAAAAAATCGCCAACAGCAAGAAAAAAAATAAAAGAAGAAATTCTCAAAAACTTCGAATACAAAGAAATTTTCGTTTATGACAGTAAAAAATTAGACAAAGATGAATTTATAAATGAAAAAAATAAAATACTTTCATTTTTTAACCAAATCAGCAAAAATAAAGACAAATTTATAAAAGATCGTTTTAAAAATGAAAAACAGGAATTTAATACAAATTTAGACATTAGCTTACAGTCATTAATCCAAACTATAAAAAATGATATAACAAAAAATATCCAAAGCAAGCTTCATATAAAAAATATGGAAAATTTAAATTTTATATATAAAACGCTTATAAATAGAATAACTGATAGCCTAGATATACAAGATAAAGAAACAGCTAAGGAAATTGGCTTTTTTAGCGATACTATTTATAAAACAAGGTTTTATTTTTTAGATGAAAAGAGATTTTATGCAGAAATAGAAAAAGTTATAAACTCATTAGCAGGTGAAATTTTAGAACAAAATAGAGATATAAATGTAAATATAGATGAATTAAAAGAAAAACTGAATGACAATTTACACTATTTTGCTTCTGAAACTTTAAATCAATTAAATAAAGAATTTTATTTTGAACCGATGCAAAAAATTAATAATAAAAATGATGAGCTTGAATATGAAAAAAATGCAAAAACATACTATAGAGACAAAATGTTAGTAAAAAAAGAAAAAGAATATATCAATCATTACAAAAAAATCTTTTATGAAAAAATTCAAAACTCAGTAAAAGATTACAACGATAGCTATGAAAAATTAATCACTAAAGAAACAGATGAGTTACACAAAACGATTGATAAAATAGTTTCATTTCAAAATAATTATTTAAACACTGAATTTAAAGCAAATGAATTTGAAAAAATCGTAAAAGATTTGCTTAAAAATTTAGACTATAAAATACATAATAAAAAAATTGTAAAATCAAAAGCCGAAGAAATTTGCAATAAAATAAAATACTATGCCCTAACAAATGAACTTAAAATTAATATTGATAATTTTAAAAGAAATTTGATTAAAGAATATAACAACATTTCCAAACAAAACAAAGAAACATTTGCCAAATTTATTTTTGATAAATACATAAAAAAAGTTAAAACCAAAAATTTGATAAATCTTAGACGAAAGGACTGA
- a CDS encoding YadA-like family protein, whose amino-acid sequence MSSNAVSLGYGSKALWNDSTALGSKAKAMANYSTAVGYGALARSERSVSVGYEAKARSEKSVSVGYEAKAGLEEELDESRYNSLADTYKQYYKKDNGKYKLKNSNQNNIAIGYNSESLGSSSLALGYGSMAAKDHAISLGTKSNTQGSYGISVGHEAKASNDNSIALGYQASAQENNSVALGARSVASTGRGVTGLDFATNNPSKETDSAWRSTAGAVSVGDKANNITRQITNVAAGTNDTDAVNVAQIKSLANQGFHTRANYNATDITKGNDVSHKLGGIIKVGGGFKLTGSNKNLNDFLSSENLATSINKDGSINLLMAKTPTFNDINISKDGKGGDYTSLTQWIKGIENSSSTNSNIKYFSVKSKEDKGNFDNKGATGDYAIAIGPDTTAKGNSAIAVGNNANADSINSISIGEKAKAIGNNSISMGYQAEAYDKSMSIGYFSKAKGLDSIAIGGNAEASGLDGSGKFSRSVAIGQSAKATGYESNALGHSAEASKDEATAIGVEATATEKHSTALGARARALGEKSIAIGNQNYSRAYSSIAIGHHTDAKGNLSIALGEKSKAQADFSTAIGSHSIAKEKNSLALGVGSQANINNSVALGALSIADTEAGKEGKYFGVGKNDDKDTAAWTSRLGAVSVGRAKGYKDNKGNDLSELTRQITNVAAGTNDTDAVNVAQLKSLKDYSDKTFAKQTDLEKIQKNLNGKIFDIKGDNKNIVVEQEGTTSNSKKISLAKDLKDLQSAEFNKYDKNGNAVADKTTINNETIEIGDDKIKAKISKNEIVLSNENNNKSITIKNDDKGQHIVGLSNTKWNGTTDDVSRAATEGQLKELQENFTTNLNGTVNQTLGKYKLKGDEGKHNIYGNETLTIKGDKNIKTKATEDGNLDIKLSKNLDLKDGSITLNNAKLDEDGLKVGDDVKITKDTIQNGDVKLTKDGLNNGGNKITKVADGEADDDAATVGQLKNIAVGASGVKESDKKDDWAKEKPKATGKNSVSIAGGSKDNGRSNTVSVGAPGHERTISNVAPGVLNSDAATVGQLKAGLNNVYGKLDEYKKDSRAGTASAMAIGNLPQSTIPGKGMVSLGGGFYDGESAMAIGLSKMSDDGKWVVKGSASYDSQENAGAAVSVGFHF is encoded by the coding sequence ATGAGTTCTAATGCAGTTTCTTTAGGTTATGGTTCTAAGGCTCTTTGGAATGATTCCACAGCCCTAGGAAGCAAGGCGAAAGCCATGGCTAACTATAGCACTGCCGTAGGATATGGAGCTTTGGCACGCTCAGAAAGATCAGTCTCAGTAGGATATGAGGCTAAAGCACGCTCAGAAAAATCAGTCTCAGTAGGATATGAGGCTAAAGCAGGTCTTGAAGAAGAGCTTGATGAGAGTAGATATAACTCATTAGCTGATACTTATAAACAATACTACAAAAAAGATAATGGAAAATATAAGCTTAAAAATTCAAACCAAAATAATATCGCTATAGGATATAATTCTGAATCCTTAGGTTCAAGCTCTTTAGCTTTAGGATATGGATCTATGGCAGCCAAGGACCATGCAATATCACTTGGGACAAAATCAAATACTCAAGGAAGTTATGGCATATCAGTAGGACATGAGGCTAAAGCTTCAAATGACAATTCTATAGCTTTGGGCTATCAAGCCAGTGCGCAAGAAAATAACTCTGTTGCACTTGGTGCAAGATCAGTAGCGAGCACAGGTCGTGGAGTTACAGGCCTTGACTTTGCAACTAACAATCCAAGCAAAGAAACAGACTCTGCTTGGAGAAGCACAGCAGGAGCGGTATCTGTAGGTGATAAAGCCAACAATATTACTCGTCAAATCACAAATGTCGCAGCAGGAACTAATGATACCGATGCAGTCAATGTCGCTCAAATCAAGTCTTTAGCCAATCAAGGCTTTCATACACGAGCTAATTATAATGCTACAGATATAACAAAGGGAAATGATGTTTCTCATAAACTTGGTGGAATTATAAAAGTAGGTGGCGGCTTTAAACTTACAGGTAGCAATAAGAACTTAAATGATTTTCTAAGCAGCGAAAACTTAGCCACTTCAATTAACAAAGATGGAAGTATAAATTTACTTATGGCTAAAACTCCAACATTTAATGATATTAATATCTCAAAAGATGGCAAAGGTGGAGACTATACAAGTTTAACTCAATGGATTAAAGGCATAGAAAATTCAAGCTCTACAAATAGTAATATAAAATATTTCTCTGTAAAATCAAAAGAAGATAAAGGAAATTTTGATAATAAGGGTGCCACAGGTGATTATGCCATAGCCATTGGACCAGATACTACAGCAAAAGGTAATTCAGCAATTGCTGTAGGCAATAATGCAAACGCAGATTCTATAAATTCAATAAGTATAGGAGAAAAAGCAAAAGCTATAGGAAACAATTCAATATCTATGGGTTATCAAGCAGAAGCATATGATAAATCTATGTCTATAGGTTATTTTTCAAAAGCAAAAGGACTTGACTCAATAGCAATAGGTGGTAATGCAGAAGCTAGTGGATTAGATGGAAGCGGCAAATTTTCAAGAAGCGTCGCTATAGGTCAAAGTGCAAAAGCAACAGGTTATGAATCAAATGCCTTAGGACATTCAGCAGAAGCTTCAAAAGATGAAGCAACAGCTATTGGAGTAGAAGCAACAGCAACAGAAAAACACTCTACAGCTTTAGGTGCTAGAGCTAGAGCTCTTGGCGAAAAGTCAATCGCAATAGGCAATCAAAACTATTCTAGAGCATACTCATCTATAGCAATAGGTCATCATACAGATGCTAAAGGAAATTTATCAATTGCTTTAGGGGAAAAGTCAAAAGCGCAAGCTGATTTTTCAACCGCAATCGGCTCTCATTCAATAGCAAAAGAGAAAAATTCTCTAGCCTTAGGCGTTGGATCACAAGCAAATATAAACAACTCTGTAGCTTTAGGTGCACTTTCTATAGCAGATACTGAAGCAGGTAAAGAGGGCAAATATTTTGGAGTTGGTAAAAATGATGATAAAGATACTGCTGCTTGGACAAGTAGGCTAGGAGCAGTATCGGTTGGTAGAGCTAAAGGATATAAGGATAATAAAGGTAATGATTTGTCAGAATTAACTCGTCAAATCACAAATGTTGCAGCAGGAACTAATGATACCGATGCAGTCAATGTCGCTCAACTTAAATCTTTAAAAGATTATAGTGATAAAACTTTTGCAAAACAAACCGATCTAGAAAAAATACAAAAAAATCTAAATGGTAAAATTTTTGATATAAAAGGAGACAATAAAAACATAGTAGTTGAACAAGAAGGTACTACTAGTAACTCTAAAAAAATAAGTCTAGCTAAAGACCTTAAAGATTTACAAAGTGCTGAATTTAATAAATATGATAAAAATGGTAATGCTGTAGCAGATAAAACTACTATAAATAATGAAACAATAGAAATTGGAGATGATAAAATAAAAGCTAAAATTTCAAAAAATGAAATAGTTTTATCAAATGAAAATAACAATAAAAGCATTACTATTAAAAATGATGATAAAGGACAGCATATAGTAGGTCTTAGCAATACAAAGTGGAATGGAACAACCGATGATGTAAGTAGAGCTGCTACAGAGGGTCAGCTTAAAGAACTTCAAGAAAACTTTACAACAAATTTAAATGGCACAGTAAATCAAACACTAGGAAAATACAAACTTAAAGGAGATGAGGGAAAGCATAATATTTATGGCAACGAAACTTTAACTATAAAAGGTGATAAAAACATTAAAACAAAAGCTACAGAAGATGGAAATTTAGATATAAAGCTTTCAAAAAATTTAGATCTAAAAGATGGTTCTATAACACTTAATAACGCAAAACTTGATGAAGACGGTTTAAAAGTTGGAGATGATGTTAAAATCACAAAAGATACTATTCAAAATGGTGATGTTAAACTTACCAAAGATGGTCTTAATAATGGTGGTAATAAAATAACAAAAGTAGCCGATGGAGAAGCTGATGATGATGCTGCTACTGTGGGACAATTAAAAAATATAGCTGTTGGTGCTAGTGGAGTAAAAGAAAGTGATAAAAAAGATGACTGGGCTAAAGAAAAACCAAAAGCAACTGGTAAAAACTCAGTTTCTATAGCCGGTGGATCGAAAGATAATGGTAGAAGCAACACAGTATCAGTAGGAGCTCCTGGACATGAAAGAACTATAAGCAATGTCGCTCCTGGTGTTCTAAACTCAGACGCAGCTACTGTAGGACAACTCAAAGCGGGACTAAACAATGTTTACGGAAAGCTTGACGAATACAAAAAAGATTCTCGCGCAGGAACAGCCTCAGCTATGGCTATAGGAAATCTTCCACAATCTACAATTCCGGGAAAAGGAATGGTCAGTTTAGGAGGCGGTTTTTATGACGGTGAGTCGGCTATGGCAATCGGCTTATCAAAAATGAGTGATGATGGAAAATGGGTAGTAAAAGGCAGTGCAAGTTATGATTCACAAGAAAATGCAGGAGCCGCAGTATCTGTCGGCTTCCATTTTTAA
- a CDS encoding outer membrane protein assembly factor BamE, with translation MKKFSLVVLAVLGVFILQGCTTKSSEKVPRNGIMSENEITFPKPEKSIYNKALSVNLENIRKIETGMSKDEIRKLIGTPHFAAGLAYVVEWDYLFNLKEKAADKDMICQYKIVYDFDTYKAASIFWNTQECKDFVNKK, from the coding sequence ATGAAAAAATTTTCATTAGTAGTTTTAGCAGTTTTAGGAGTATTTATTTTACAGGGATGTACCACAAAATCAAGCGAAAAAGTGCCAAGAAACGGCATAATGAGTGAAAATGAAATTACTTTTCCAAAACCTGAAAAAAGTATTTACAACAAAGCTTTGAGCGTAAATTTGGAAAACATAAGAAAAATCGAAACAGGAATGAGTAAAGATGAGATAAGAAAACTTATCGGAACTCCGCATTTTGCAGCAGGACTTGCTTATGTCGTAGAGTGGGATTATCTTTTTAATCTTAAAGAAAAAGCCGCCGATAAAGATATGATATGCCAATATAAAATAGTTTATGATTTCGACACTTACAAAGCGGCAAGTATTTTTTGGAATACACAGGAATGCAAAGACTTCGTAAATAAAAAATAA